Part of the Ochrobactrum sp. Marseille-Q0166 genome is shown below.
GTATTTGGTTTGTAGGCACCATCATAGGGTGGGATCGTAATGGCCTTGCCACGGAATGGATCAAGAAGGCGGTCAATGAAACTCATTTTGCCTCTCCCCAATAGGAATTCCAGCCCGTCCATTCAGGATCAGCTCCGTCAATTCGGATACGGCCAATCCGGTTATTGAGGATACCGCCAATATAGAGAAAGCCTTTGTGCTCGCGCATGGACGTCACCATAGGGTGACTTGCGCCACCAAGATCGCCCAAGGTTGCAACGATGGTGCCGGATTCATCAAATTTCACGACGCCGCCCGTGTTAATATTGGGAAACAGCCACTCATCCTGCGGAAGACGCCGGGTCATGCGTTTGCGCATACCGGGATTACGCAACGCAAGATCGAAGCTTGGTGTGCGCATGCCCAGCCATGCCATCCAGTAGGTGCCATCGGAGGCACGATTGATATTATCCGGATAGCCGGGCATGTCCCTGATAACTGTTTCAAGCGTGCCCGCCTTTGGTCCCTCAATCCAGTAACGGTGAACTGAGCACGCCCACGACTCTGCCAAGAGCAGCGACTGTCCATCATGGGATATGCAAACGCCGTTGGAATAGCGGAGATTTTTAAGAACTGTCCGCGTTTTGCCAGTTTTTGGATCATAGACCAACAAACGCCCGGTGGGTCGGCTCTCAATGGAATCCAGAACCCAGTCATGTGCATCATAACGGGTAGTGGAATCGGTAAACCAGACCCGACCGTGGCGGTCTATGTCACAATCATTCGGATCACGCAGTCGCGCATCGTCGATGACGGAAAAAAAGGATCGCCGTGTCTCCGTTGATAATTCACTGACCGTGCCATCCTGTGCAACAGAATACAAACCCATCGCACCCACGCAAGATTTGATCGATCCGTCACGGTCGATAGCCAGCCCCAGCGGAAATCCGCCAATATGGGCAAATATCTCTGAGCGTTTATAATCCGGTGCAAAATAGCGGACGATTTCGCCATGCCGGGTGCCCGCATAAAGATTATCCTCGCGGTCCAGAACCACATCTTCCGGACCTTCGACTTCACCAATACCGATGGCTTCAGCACTGGCCAGTGAATTGTTGAGCGCGTATGGCGTTCCCGATCCGGGAACCGCTGACAAAGCCGTCTGCATCCGGTGATGCACGGGTGCCACGTAAACTTCAGATACGACCTTGTGGCGGTTCTTAAGCCAGCGAACATCAAACACGATTGCAAGCGCCAACAACAATCCGAGGATCATCTGATTGGTCCCCGTTCCCGCGCCCATGCGGATCAATCCGTTATTGATGAGCAGAACGGCAACGGCACCCATAAAGCCCTTGGCAATGGAACCACGACCGCCACCAAGGCTGTTCCCACCGACAACGGCTGCTGTCAATGCCAGCAGTTCCAGTCCAAGACCGGTTCCTGGCCCGACCCCGGACAACCGAGCCGCGAAAAGATAGCCGGCGATGCCACATGCACCTCCGCACACCACATAAGTCAGGAAAACCGTTCGCCGCACCGGAATGCCAATATTAAATGCAGAACGACGAGCGCCACCAACGGCGCTGATGTGCCAGCCAATGCGTGATCGTGTGATAATCAGATGAGCGAGTACTGTAAAAATCAGAGCGATCAACGCACTCACAGGCACTCCCCATAAGGTGCCCATACCCATCCAGTCAAAGCTATCAGAATAGACCGCAGAACTTTGTATCTGTCTGCCGTAATGAATGATCAGAATATCGTAAATTGAACGACCGATAATGAGCGTAACAAGTGTTGTGAGAAATGCGCGCAGACGCAGATAGCCAATGAGAAAGCCGTTGAACGCGCCAAACAAGGCCCCTACGCTGACCGCAGCAATAAAGGCCAGCCAGACAGGCCCTTCTCCAATATAAATGACGCAGAGTGTGGTAAAAGCTGCAAGAGCAAAAATAGACCCTACCGACAGATCAATCCCGCCTCCGATGATAACCACCGTAAGCCCGATCACGACAATTAGAAACTCTCCAAGCTGCCGGGATGTATCAAGAAGACTGCCTGCGGTAAAAAAGCCCGGAACGAGCGCGCCAAAAATACCGATGACAGCGATCAGAAAGACAAACGGAACCAGATTGTCAGCCCAGTTTTTAACCAGAATTTCTCCGGCGAGATGATCCGGGATTCTGTTATATCGAAACCGCGCTAGCGCTTCTCTCATTTTCATTCGATGTTTCCGGCTTTCCGAAATGCGATACCTGTCATCCAGTCCCCGCCGCTGGAGCGGGGACGTGTAAGAAAATTGGGAAAGCACAGCGCTCACGGCGACCGTACTTTCCATAATGACGTCTTTAAGTCTTCGCTGCTTCGATTGCTTTCTGGCTCCAGCAGACGCCGGGCGCCAGATCAGCCTTCGTACGCGCGCGTTCAAGCGTGTAAAGGTAGCGGGCCTTGTCACCAGGCTTTTCATTGCCCTGCAACAGAAGCTTTATCGCAGTTACAACGTCGTGCGACTGACGAACCAGCTCACTGGTGACAATGGCGCCGAAAGTGCCATCTTCCAGCAGGTTACAGTCGATCTGCTCGCCCCCGCCGGTGGTCACCAGAAACACCTTGTCTTGAAGACCGGCATCACGAATGGCAGCAGCGGTTCCCTGCGCGGTCGCATCCCAGAAATCGATAATACCGCACACATCAGGATTCTGCTGCAACAGAGTTGTGGCTGCATTGCGTGCGGTGGTTGGATCCCAGTTGGAATCAGGCTGGCCAACGACTTTGAATTCAGGGTTCTTCTCGAGAACAGCCTGCACGCCAGCCCATTGATCGAGGCTGGATGCATTAACCTGATCGCCCTGTATGACGCCGATCTTCTTGCTGGAATTTGGCCCGCAGCCTTTGATAACCGCTTCTGCTTCCAGCTCTCCAAGCTTCTTCCAGTCCGAGCCAGCAAAGACGTCCGACGCATAGTTTGATGGATTATCGAGCTGGATAACAAAAATGCCAGCATCCTGTGCCCGCTTATAAAGGCGGCTGTAGGAGTTGATGTCCGGGGACTGTACAATCAGCACATCAGGCTTGTTCGCCGACGAAATCAAATCGGTAATCGCCTGCGCACCTGCGTCCACGCTCCAATTCGGATCACGCGTTTCCCAGATACCACCGAAAGCCTTGACTTCTTCGCCAATAAAATGGTTCCAGCCCTGAGCGAGATCGAAGCCCATTGTCATTGGCACCAGCACAACGCGCTTGCCCTTGAGCGCATTTTCATAGGCTGCTGGACCAGGATTACCCGCATCCTGCGCAGAGCTTGTGAAGGCTCCCACAGCGAACATCATGGTCGCAGACACAGCGGCCAATAAACCACGCTTCCATAATTTCATTTTCCAACCCTCTTTTCGATGGACCGCCAGGCGCGCCCTTAGTTACAAATGTCAGATATCGCCCTGCTGACTGGTTTGTTCATCACGTGGGTTGAGACGCCCATCAAGAATGATTGCAGCCAGCAAAATTGTTGCTTTGATCAGGTTCTGATAGATATTGGGAAGGTCGAGGATGGTCATGCCGTTGAGCAGAATGCCAATCAACAGAGCACCAACCAGAACATTGCGCATTCCGCCTTTGCCGCCGGAAAGGCCTATGCCGCCAATCACCACGACCAGAATGACATCATAAAGCAACGTTGAATTCACGATGCGGGTATTCATGCTTTGCAGGCTGACAGCCGTAGCAACTCCTGCAATCCATGCCAGCAAGGCACTGACGACATATTTGAGCAGTGTCAGCGGACGTACACCGATGCCCATGGTTCGCGCGGCCTGATAGTTATCGCCCATCAGGTAAAGGAACCGTCCCGGCTTTGTATATCGGAGAAACAGCCAGCCTATGAGCAGCATACCAAGAAAAAGCAGCACATCGAGTGGAAGCCCCAAAAGCCGCGCCTGCCCCAGAGAAAGCAGCGTCAACGCATCCTGCGGAATGGCAATCACATCCTGCTTCAATATCTGTGAACGAACAAAGCCAAAAACAAATGCGCTTGTGGCAAGCGTCGCAAAAAGCGCCGGAACACTGGCATAGGCGATCAGAAAACCGTTGACCAGACCGATAGCCACAACAACCAGAAAGACGATTGAACTCGCCGCCAGCAAACTCCAGCCGGAATGCAGCAATTCAAGCTGCAGCGCTGTCGCTATCACCATCACAGCAACCATGGATAGATCGATACCGCGACCGATAACCACCAGCCCCATCCCAATAGCCAGAATGCCCAGCACGGATATGCTGCGTATAATTGCGATAAGATTTCCCGTTGCCCTGAAACCATCAAGGCTCACGGCAAATCCTGCAAACAATGCGAAAGCCAGGATCAGAACAATCTTTTCCTGACTAACCGATTTAAAAAAGCCAGATGATCGCGACAATCAGGGCAACCTTTCACATGCTGAAACAGTCGTTTCAGCCCGTTAGTCAGCGCCCCATCGGGCTGCAACATTCGCGGTAATTGAAACGCTTTCCGGATCATCAATAGCCGGTCCACGCTGTTGCTTGCAGGCAGCCTTTTCTATCTTGAAGCCAAAATGAGAACAATTTTTTGCCAAACAGCGTCGTCAAGGAAACATGTCTTGAACCGCATTATCGGCCACAGAAACAAAGTTGAAATTATCCGGCTCAACTGGTCACATCAAATTCAGGGTCAACAGGAATAGACAAGGCGGTAACAATCCGATTGGTCTCTGATGCCATTCCAATAACAGCAAGGAGATCGCCGTACTGAGCATCCGTCATTCCCTTGGCGCGCGCTGCGGCCGTGTGGGAATGGATGCAATAATTGCAACCGCTGGCAACCGACACTGCAATATAAATCAGTTCTTTTGTCAGAGGATCCAGTGCAGACGGCGCTACCATCACTTCTTTCAGACTTTGCCACGTCCGTTCGAGGGTGAGAGGATCATTCGCCAATCCCCGCCAAAAATTATTGATGAAGTCTGATCCCCGAACCGCCTTTATGTCATCGAATACGGCTTTGACGCGGGGGGATTTCTCTGCATCCATGTCGGTCCAGAGCTTTACTGTCGCCATTTCATCACCTTGAATTACTTCCATCATCGCTAGACGTTATAGCAAACAGACAACGCCGCCCAAAATAAGAATTTCTCTTCAGGCAAAGTAAATCATGGCGGGTTCACCACCCTGCATGGAATAACGGAATTGTTCAGATATTCCCTGCGATTTTGAAGCGTAGCGTGTTGTCAATAAAGCTCTTTTCTCCAGGTTCGCTTTCATTGGAACCGAACGGCAACTGGGCACGTAGCTTCCAATTGTGTGGAATATCCCATTGCTGTGCAACCAGAGTGTCGATCACCGGATTATAATGTTGCAGGCTTGCCCCAATCCCGACATTCGCTAAAGCAGTCCAGACGGAAAACTGTGCCATTCCCGACGATTGCTCGGAGAATTCGGGAAACTTATCCGCATAGAGCTTATAGGTTTCCTGCAGATCATGAACAACCTGCTGGTCTTCATAGAAAAGCACCGTGCCTACTCCCGATGCGAATCTCTTTAGTTTCGCTTCAGTTGCTTCAAATACATCTGCGGACACGAGAGGTCGCAGCGCTGCCTTGACAAGATCCCAGAACTGAACGCTTTCGGAACCATAAAGGATGGCGACGCGCGAGCTTTGGGAATTGAAGGTGCTGGGCGCATGGCGCACCGCTTCCTGAATTATACTGGTGATGTCTGCCTGAGACAGCTTTACGTTCCTACCAATATTATACTGGCTTCGACGGCGGCGAAGATTATCGATAAAGTCATGGGCCATTACAGTTCTCTTTGCAGGTGAACAGAATTTTGGTTTCAGGCAATAGCTGAACGGATAGTCGAAGGTGCATAAAACTGACAGGTTGACCTGCCCCGGGCAAAGTCGTCAGGCGATAAATTACATCACTTCTGGAGATTTTTTTTCCATCTATGCGGTTCATGCGCTCATTTTATTATACGAACACGTTCAAATTGGAACGGACGGCAGTCTGGGCGCTATGGCCGTACTGGGCAGCACTGTTGGGATGTGTTTTTCTGGTATACACACGAGTGCCTTATCGGGCTGGTTTTTTTCTCATCTTTTGCACCGCAAGCCTTTGATAGGTCCTCAAATTATTTCCCCCTGAGAAAGCCGGCATAAATGAGCAGAAAAAATCATCCGCCGAGCTGTGCCCTTTTCAGATGCACCGGCTGCTGAATTCTTATTTTCCACGGTGTTTCAACACCAGCTTCATCGACCGCAACTTTGTCGAAAGAAGAAGTCAGTCACGAAACGTTGTTTGATTGATTTTCCCCCAAATGATGAACAAGCGTTGCATTTCGCTCAACAAAATCCATGTCGTGGCACACTAGGATCACTATGTGCCCGGACTGTTTCTCTTCTGAAATGATCTGCTCCAGTCGTTGCGTCCAAGCTCTGTCCAGTCCGCGTTGAGGTTCATCAAGAAGGATGATATCGGGATTGTTGGCCAATACACATGCAAGTGTCAAAAAACGACGACTTGCATAGTCAAGGCCAAGAGGATGCGGACTGGCGAATTGTGTCAGCCCGGTTCGTTCAAGTACAGTCGCACAATTCTTTCATCAATTCGCTGTTTTTCGTGCCCGAACTGTTTTGGGCCAAAGGCAATCTCTTCCTCATCTGTGGATGCAAAAAGCTGCTGTTCGGGACTTTGAAAGACTGTACCTATGTGTCTGGCAAGCTCATGAATCTCCAACTGGGACAGATTTTTTCCATCGTGCTGAACTTGACCGAACTGGGAAAGATGCCCTTGTCACCCCAGCGTTTCCAGCGGTTATAAAGCGTCCTGAAGGGACCGTATTCCTTCGGTGCATCGCGCCATCTGAGGCCATTGCGGTTTACGAAGATGATGCCACTCAGAACGGATGGATCATCAACCGCTGACGGCCATGGCTCTTGGGGAAATAGGGCTGAAGACGAGCCATTTGCTCCTCCGTCAGCCAAAAAAATTACTCATCAGCCAGGCTCCTTCTCGCAAAGCCTGAATCAAGCCCGTCAGCTAAAATCAACAGGTCCTGACCTTGGTCAATCACGAGTAATGTTTGGCAACAGAATTGGTTGGTGAAGCCCATCCACTTAGCTATGTCGCTTTCTTTGACGATATGCACGCGCACTTGCCTGATCACCACACGGGGACATGGCACACCAAATCCGATTACCGGCCCGTGATTTATCCACGAACATCACATGGCAGCGTGGTGAAGCGCATTGCTTGATGCGCATGCGGTATGGGCCGGTGAAAACATCGATTGCATCCCGCGCGATCAGACCAAGAATTTCGTTCATCTCGGCTGCGTCCGGCGGTTCGGTGCTATAGCCATCACAAGCGATACGCAAAACCGGCATACCTGAACGGGCATGAGCATTGATCAAAGCAATATCCGCCATCAATATCTCGCTTTGATTGATACGATTATCGGCCAGCCTGAATATTGCCTCTCGCAAAGACTTAGTTTTTGCAAGATCTTCGTGTGTCACAGCACATGCAAGCGGTGGTAGCTCCGCTTCACAAAGCCATCTGTCCAGTAGTGAAGGCTCTGAAAATCGGTCTATCCCCTTGGCTCTGTCTTTTGACGCCGCGACTGTCGCGACAAGATTGAGCGCAACACTGTCCGAACGGAACAGGAAGCGCCAGCTTCCCTTATTCCGACGCTCTTTCGGATGCCTGGATTTTGCATCAGTTATGTCCATCAGTTCGCTCTTTGCTTGGCAGACCGTCCAGCTTCGAAAGCTGGACGATACTTATGAGATAAGTGCCAACAAAATCAACTGTTCGCCGAAGGTGTCGCCAACTCAAGATCAACAGCATATCTGCCGACTTCCTGTATTTTTACAGCCACTGGATCGTGCAGCGTGTAGATACGGGCATCGCGCCAAAAACGGTCAAGCCCCAGCTTCAAAGTCGCAGAACGCGCGCCAACGGCCTCGAAAATGCGCGATGTTACCGAAAGTGATGCTGCGTCGGAAGCAACCTTGGCCTGCGAGATGAGATCAGCAATCTCCCCGCGACGTTCCGGCGTCAGCCTGTTTTCGTCAATGTCTGCCACCAGTTCGCCAAACGCCTTGTTGGCGACAATTGATAGCGCAAGAGATGCGCTGGCTGTGGTTATGGCATTGCCGATGCTATCTGCAATATAGTTCGGCACAGATGCATTCTGTGCATTTTTGCGCAAATGCAGTTGCGACAATGCAGCATCAATTGCCCCCAATGCCGTCCCATTGAGAAAGTTGACGAACATGATTTGAAAGGCCAGCGAGCCTATCGACTCATTAAGCGGACGTTTTGTTGGATCGGCCGCCGATGTGCTGAAAATCGCGTCATCCGGGATGAACACATTTTCAAATACCAGACTGCCCGATGCCGAGCGACGTGCCCCAATGCCATCCCAATCATCAGCATGGACAATGCCCGGCGTCGACGCATCAAGAACAAAAGTCAGACGTTGTTCATAACCATCGGGAGCACGATAACTTTCACCGACGACCAGACGGTCAGCTGTTTGTGCAGCGGTCGCAAAGCTTTTCCTGCCATTGGCAATGTATCCGCCATCGACCCGTTTCAGGTCTGCGGCTGGACCGGCTGGGTTGTTGGCGCCGCCCCAAAGTGTCGGCGACTGCAACGAATCTTTCGCGGCTTTTGAGAATACCGGCCCACGCCCGGCAATCTCGATACGCAGCAGGTGCATGTAATTATAGCCGAGAAGTGCTGCGGCTGATAAGTCAACGCGTGAAATCTCCCTGATCGCAAAAAGCGCATGTTGCCAGCGCGCATCTATCGCTTTCCGGCGGTCGTCTGCTTTACGAAACAGCGCCAGACGCTCATCGATTGTTAATGCTGCCAGCCCGGACTGGCGGAGAAGTGCCGCTTCCTCAACGGGAGCGGAACCTTTACGGTCCCGCTCTGCCACATGTGGCGCAAGCTCAGTTTTCACCTGCTCGACGCGCGCCCGGATGTCCGCTTCGATTGGCGGGTCAAACCATTGCATATGCCGAAAGGAGTGCGCATGTGCATTCATGGTTTCACATCCAAAACGGCTTTACCATGCAAACGCCGGTCAAGAAGCGCCGCAACAGCTTGATCAAATTGGCTCCAGTCACCGCGCCATTTCACTTCCGTCTTAAGCTTGCCCTCAGCCAGCCATCGCAGCAGTGCCGTGAGATAAGCGCCCACCCGATACTCGGAAATCAGAAAGCCATGGATGTGACGGCCAACCGGACCAACCGTGCCGAGATTGCCAAACACCGCGTCTTCACCCGAAGCCCAGCCGAGGCTTTGCACATTGCCGTGGCGGTTAAGAAGCTTGAAGGATTGCACGAGCTGCGGCCCGCCGACATTATCGATGACCAGATCAATACCTTCCTTCACATCATCAAGGCTGGTCACAACAAGGTCCGCACCAAGTTCCTTCAGGCCCGTTGCACTGGCTTCTGATCCCACAGAGGCGATAACGCGCGCACCACCCAGCCGTGCAAGCTGAATTGCAAACCGCCCTACGCCGCCGGAAGCACCGGTGATCAGAACGGTTTTGCCTAAGATTGGCCCACCAAGCTGTAGGGTCGCCAGCGCCGTAACAGCTGCTGTCGGAAGCGTTGCCGCTTCTGCCGGATCGACACCCTCAGGAATGACTGCGATATCCTCCACATGTGCAATGCGCTTCTCAGCCCAGGCGCCAAGTGGGGCGCGTGTGACAACCAACGTTCCGATGGGCGGTGCTTTGGTTTGTGGGCCAACGGCCACAATTATACCGGACGCATCCCATCCAAGAACCGTACCATCGGCCTCAAGACCGCGCGCACCCCGTCTTGTTTCACCAAAATTCAGTGAGGTATGTGTCACATCGATGAGCACCTCCCCATAACCCGGTTCAGGGGTGGTGCGCGTGGCGAAACGCAGACCGCCGGAAGTTGCCTTATCTGTCTCGATAACTCGAATGGTCATGCGGTGATCCTTTCCAGACGTCCTGCAATCGAAGCGCCGCGGGTAACGACGTTATAAACAAAGCTGTTAAGCTCAACACGCTGGCGCAGATCTTCCAGCTCAGCATCAGATGCGGGGGACTGGATTTTCGCTGTATAGCGAAGTTCCAGATCAACGGGCTCGCTTGAGCCTGTTCCGATTTGTCCCGGTTTGCTGACAGCCTCAGCGACAACTTCCAGCGCGTCGATCTCGATATCGAGTAACGACGCCTGAATAAGAAAGCCATGATTGAGGCAACCAGCAACGGCGCCAATTAGCAATTCACCCGGGGCCGGACCAAGATCAAAGCCGCCGCCAGCGGGCGATCCATCGGTGATAATCTGAAAATCACGAATGAAAAGACGACGGATGCCGCTGCGTCCTTCGGCAACAACACGGGCAGAAAGCTGGCCCGTGCCAGATGGCTGACCCTTTCGTGCGTCGTGCAACTTTCTCTTGTGTCGGATGTATTTCGTCAGACCACTGGTCATGGGTATTTCCTGTATTCATAT
Proteins encoded:
- a CDS encoding SMP-30/gluconolactonase/LRE family protein, which translates into the protein MKMREALARFRYNRIPDHLAGEILVKNWADNLVPFVFLIAVIGIFGALVPGFFTAGSLLDTSRQLGEFLIVVIGLTVVIIGGGIDLSVGSIFALAAFTTLCVIYIGEGPVWLAFIAAVSVGALFGAFNGFLIGYLRLRAFLTTLVTLIIGRSIYDILIIHYGRQIQSSAVYSDSFDWMGMGTLWGVPVSALIALIFTVLAHLIITRSRIGWHISAVGGARRSAFNIGIPVRRTVFLTYVVCGGACGIAGYLFAARLSGVGPGTGLGLELLALTAAVVGGNSLGGGRGSIAKGFMGAVAVLLINNGLIRMGAGTGTNQMILGLLLALAIVFDVRWLKNRHKVVSEVYVAPVHHRMQTALSAVPGSGTPYALNNSLASAEAIGIGEVEGPEDVVLDREDNLYAGTRHGEIVRYFAPDYKRSEIFAHIGGFPLGLAIDRDGSIKSCVGAMGLYSVAQDGTVSELSTETRRSFFSVIDDARLRDPNDCDIDRHGRVWFTDSTTRYDAHDWVLDSIESRPTGRLLVYDPKTGKTRTVLKNLRYSNGVCISHDGQSLLLAESWACSVHRYWIEGPKAGTLETVIRDMPGYPDNINRASDGTYWMAWLGMRTPSFDLALRNPGMRKRMTRRLPQDEWLFPNINTGGVVKFDESGTIVATLGDLGGASHPMVTSMREHKGFLYIGGILNNRIGRIRIDGADPEWTGWNSYWGEAK
- a CDS encoding sugar ABC transporter substrate-binding protein, coding for MKLWKRGLLAAVSATMMFAVGAFTSSAQDAGNPGPAAYENALKGKRVVLVPMTMGFDLAQGWNHFIGEEVKAFGGIWETRDPNWSVDAGAQAITDLISSANKPDVLIVQSPDINSYSRLYKRAQDAGIFVIQLDNPSNYASDVFAGSDWKKLGELEAEAVIKGCGPNSSKKIGVIQGDQVNASSLDQWAGVQAVLEKNPEFKVVGQPDSNWDPTTARNAATTLLQQNPDVCGIIDFWDATAQGTAAAIRDAGLQDKVFLVTTGGGEQIDCNLLEDGTFGAIVTSELVRQSHDVVTAIKLLLQGNEKPGDKARYLYTLERARTKADLAPGVCWSQKAIEAAKT
- a CDS encoding ABC transporter permease, yielding MSRSSGFFKSVSQEKIVLILAFALFAGFAVSLDGFRATGNLIAIIRSISVLGILAIGMGLVVIGRGIDLSMVAVMVIATALQLELLHSGWSLLAASSIVFLVVVAIGLVNGFLIAYASVPALFATLATSAFVFGFVRSQILKQDVIAIPQDALTLLSLGQARLLGLPLDVLLFLGMLLIGWLFLRYTKPGRFLYLMGDNYQAARTMGIGVRPLTLLKYVVSALLAWIAGVATAVSLQSMNTRIVNSTLLYDVILVVVIGGIGLSGGKGGMRNVLVGALLIGILLNGMTILDLPNIYQNLIKATILLAAIILDGRLNPRDEQTSQQGDI
- a CDS encoding carboxymuconolactone decarboxylase family protein, with the translated sequence MATVKLWTDMDAEKSPRVKAVFDDIKAVRGSDFINNFWRGLANDPLTLERTWQSLKEVMVAPSALDPLTKELIYIAVSVASGCNYCIHSHTAAARAKGMTDAQYGDLLAVIGMASETNRIVTALSIPVDPEFDVTS
- a CDS encoding nitroreductase family protein, translating into MAHDFIDNLRRRRSQYNIGRNVKLSQADITSIIQEAVRHAPSTFNSQSSRVAILYGSESVQFWDLVKAALRPLVSADVFEATEAKLKRFASGVGTVLFYEDQQVVHDLQETYKLYADKFPEFSEQSSGMAQFSVWTALANVGIGASLQHYNPVIDTLVAQQWDIPHNWKLRAQLPFGSNESEPGEKSFIDNTLRFKIAGNI
- a CDS encoding ABATE domain-containing protein, which translates into the protein MDITDAKSRHPKERRNKGSWRFLFRSDSVALNLVATVAASKDRAKGIDRFSEPSLLDRWLCEAELPPLACAVTHEDLAKTKSLREAIFRLADNRINQSEILMADIALINAHARSGMPVLRIACDGYSTEPPDAAEMNEILGLIARDAIDVFTGPYRMRIKQCASPRCHVMFVDKSRAGNRIWCAMSPCGDQASARAYRQRKRHS
- a CDS encoding zinc-binding dehydrogenase; this encodes MTIRVIETDKATSGGLRFATRTTPEPGYGEVLIDVTHTSLNFGETRRGARGLEADGTVLGWDASGIIVAVGPQTKAPPIGTLVVTRAPLGAWAEKRIAHVEDIAVIPEGVDPAEAATLPTAAVTALATLQLGGPILGKTVLITGASGGVGRFAIQLARLGGARVIASVGSEASATGLKELGADLVVTSLDDVKEGIDLVIDNVGGPQLVQSFKLLNRHGNVQSLGWASGEDAVFGNLGTVGPVGRHIHGFLISEYRVGAYLTALLRWLAEGKLKTEVKWRGDWSQFDQAVAALLDRRLHGKAVLDVKP
- a CDS encoding OsmC family protein encodes the protein MTSGLTKYIRHKRKLHDARKGQPSGTGQLSARVVAEGRSGIRRLFIRDFQIITDGSPAGGGFDLGPAPGELLIGAVAGCLNHGFLIQASLLDIEIDALEVVAEAVSKPGQIGTGSSEPVDLELRYTAKIQSPASDAELEDLRQRVELNSFVYNVVTRGASIAGRLERITA